A single Cannabis sativa cultivar Pink pepper isolate KNU-18-1 chromosome 7, ASM2916894v1, whole genome shotgun sequence DNA region contains:
- the LOC115698218 gene encoding protein CHUP1, chloroplastic, with translation MREENPSETRAKSSKFSDQNQPPPKGHHQIPHNTKTNSNSSKLRSASSWGSQIVKNLAGERKSRLQTTNVGTKKIPPAGSDAPSQKNPVVPAAQSRVKRSLIGDLACSVNGSQVHPQSFQTHRRQSSRDMFTELDQLRSLLQESKEREFKLQAELTESKRNPRVLELEREVEVKKSELDDLSRRVQLLEEERASLSEQIPILVTSISERERNEDLDKREENTSLREQGLSQSMEMEVVELRRLNKELQLQKRSLACRLSSVESQLASLAKSSESDIVANIKAEASLLRHTNEDLCKQVEGLQLNRLNEVEELAYLRWVNSCLRNELRNSCSTMNSNKLSSPSSVESVGGGGGDSFGSLSCQSNEYLEYSSAKRLNLIKKLKKWPLTDEDLSSSESQDELLEKNWVDEERRSPMRRHSISGSKFGAEELMLNKRRQSDGFMCAKEIEKEAEPLAASQKYDLEMTQRSPFYGNCHEVVKFSTSFDVEKRALRIPNPPPRPSCSISSRTKEETGSAQIPLPPPPPPPPPPKFAARSTTGTFQRAPQVVEFYHSLMKRDSRKDSSNGGICDVPDVANARSSMIGEIENRSSHLLAIKADIETQGEFVNSLIREVNDAAFQNIEDVVAFVKWLDDELCFLVDERAVLKHFAWPERKADTLREAAFGYKDIKRLESEVSAYKDDHRLPCDIALKKMVALSEKMERTVYNLVRTRESLMRNCKEFQIPEDWMLDNGIISKIKFGSVKLAKMYMKRVAMELQSKAALDKDPAMDYMLLQGVRFAFRIHQFAGGFDAETMHAFEELRNLANLLNKK, from the exons ATGAGAGAAGAAAACCCATCAGAGACCAGAGCTAAATCTTCGAAATTCAGTGACCAAAACCAGCCACCACCAAAGGGTCATCATCAAATTCCTCACAATACCAAAACCAATAGTAATTCTTCGAAATTAAGGTCTGCTTCCTCATGGGGTTCTCAGATTGTGAAAAATTTAGCCGGAGAAAGGAAGAGCAGGCTTCAGACGACCAATGTTGGGACGAAGAAAATCCCGCCGGCGGGCTCAGACGCGCCAAGCCAGAAGAACCCTGTTGTGCCGGCGGCTCAGTCGAGGGTGAAGAGGTCGCTGATTGGAGACTTGGCTTGTTCGGTCAACGGCAGTCAAGTTCATCCTCAGTCCTTTCAGACCCACCGGAGACAGTCGTCCCGGGACATGTTTACTGAGCTTGACCAACTCAGAAGCTTGCTCCAAGAATCTAAGGAGAGGGAGTTTAAATTACAGGCCGAGTTGACGGAGTCGAAGAGAAACCCGAGGGTTTTGGAGCTGGAGAGAGAGGTTGAGGTGAAAAAGAGTGAACTTGATGATCTTTCTAGGAGAGTTCAGTTACTGGAAGAAGAAAGGGCTAGCCTTTCTGAGCAAATACCCATTTTGGTGACTTCCATTTCGGAGAGGGAAAGGAATGAAGACTTGGATAAGAGAGAAGAGAATACGAGTTTGAGGGAACAAGGATTATCTCAGAGCATGGAGATGGAAGTTGTTGAATTGCGGCGGCTGAACAAGGAGTTGCAGCTTCAGAAGAGAAGTCTTGCTTGCAGGCTTTCTTCTGTTGAATCCCAGTTAGCTTCTCTAGCAAAATCATCTGAG AGTGACATTGTTGCAAATATCAAAGCTGAGGCTTCTTTATTAAGACACACAAATGAAGATTTGTGTAAACAAGTTGAAGGTTTACAATTGAACAGATTAAATGAGGTTGAGGAGCTAGCCTATCTGAGGTGGGTGAATTCGTGTTTAAGAAATGAACTGCGGAATTCATGTTCAACAATGAATTCTAATAAGTTGTCAAGCCCGAGTTCAGTAGAATCagttggtggtggtggtggtgattcTTTTGGTTCATTGTCTTGTCAAAGTAATGAGTACTTAGAATATAGTAGTGCAAAGAGATTAAATCTGATCAAGAAGCTAAAGAAATGGCCCCTGACTGATGAGGACTTGTCTAGCTCGGAGAGCCAAGATGAATTGTTGGAGAAAAATTGGGTTgatgaagaaagaagaagtccAATGAGAAGACATTCCATTAGTGGATCCAAATTTGGTGCAGAAGAGTTAATGCTCAATAAGAGAAGGCAATCTGATGGCTTTATGTGTGCAAAAGAGATAGAAAAGGAGGCAGAACCACTAGCAGCTTCTCAGAAATATGACTTGGAAATGACTCAAAGATCACCTTTCTATGGAAATTGCCATGAAGTAGTTAAGTTTTCAACATCCTTTGATGTTGAGAAAAGAGCTTTGCGCATTCCGAATCCCCCTCCAAGGCCTTCTTGCTCCATTTCTAGCCGAACCAAAGAGGAAACTGGCTCAGCTCAAATTCCGCTCCCACCTCCTCCccctccaccacctccaccaaAGTTTGCTGCAAGGAGTACCACAGGAACCTTTCAGCGAGCTCCACAAGTAGTTGAGTTTTATCATTCACTAATGAAGAGAGATTCGAGGAAGGATTCTTCAAATGGAGGGATATGTGATGTTCCAGATGTTGCCAATGCTCGGAGCAGCATGATTGGTGAAATTGAGAATAGGTCATCACATTTGCTTGCA ATAAAGGCCGATATTGAGACACAAGGAGAGTTTGTGAATTCGTTGATCAGAGAGGTGAATGATGCAGCTTTTCAGAACATTGAAGATGTAGTGGCATTTGTGAAGTGGCTTGATGATGAGCTTTGCTTTCTT GTGGATGAAAGGGCAGTTCTAAAGCACTTCGCTTGGCCTGAAAGGAAAGCTGACACATTGAGAGAAGCAGCATTTGGGTATAAAGATATCAAGAGATTAGAGTCTGAAGTGTCTGCTTACAAAGACGATCACCGATTACCTTGTGACATTGCCTTGAAGAAAATGGTGGCACTGTCTGAGAA GATGGAACGTACAGTTTATAATCTTGTACGAACGAGAGAGTCTTTAATGCGTAACTGCAAGGAGTTCCAAATACCAGAAGACTGGATGCTGGATAATGGCATTATAAGCAAG ATCAAATTTGGGTCTGTCAAGTTGGCAAAAATGTACATGAAGAGGGTTGCTATGGAACTTCAGTCAAAAGCAGCACTGGATAAAGATCCTGCAATGGACTACATGCTACTCCAGGGAGTGAGATTCGCTTTCAGAATACATCAg TTTGCTGGAGGATTTGATGCAGAAACAATGCATGCATTTGAGGAGCTTCGCAACCTTGCTAATCTTCTTAATAAGAAGTAA